The Chryseobacterium shigense genome segment AATACTGAGTGCTATTTTAAATAAATTTTTCATGACTTTATTGTACTTTTTTCTTTTAAACTTTTTTTCCAATTGAGGTATCCTAAGATAGCCATTATTGTAAATACCAAATATTGAACCGAAGTGATTCCAAGTTCCTTAAAAATCATCATAGGAATACAAATAAGATCTCCGATAATCCAGAAAATCCAGTTCTCAATGCGTTGTTTGGCCATAAACCACATTCCTACTAAAAATATGGAAGTTGTAATTACATCAAGCCAGTTGGCCCAGTCCAGATGATACAATCCCAGGTTGGCTCCCTCCATTGAAAATTTATTGTCAATATAAGGTTTATAATAATAAATAAGAGTAACCAGTGCAAGGCTTAAGATAAAGAGAACTCCCGCGAACATTCTTTCTTTGTTTGTTGCCCAGCTTACCTCTACATGGACATGGTCTTCGGAATGTTTGGACCATAAGATCCAGCCGTAAATACTCATTGCAGTATAATAAACATTAATCATACAGTCGCCGAGCAGTCCAAAATTGAAAAGTATATAAACATAGATCAGGGTAGAAATGATGCCGGTAGGGTATACCCAGATATTCTTTTTTATTGAAAAATAGACACTCAAAATTCCGAAAAATGCACCGCTCGCTTCCAGTAGGATTTGCATACTACTGTAGTTTTCATAAGGTTTTACGAAAAGATCATATAAATTCATGCGATCAAAAATACGCAAAAATTAACAGTTTTGAAAATAAATTAAATAATGTATAAATCAGTTTTTTAAAACTTTTTGTATAAAATAAATCATTAAAGTTTATCAATAAATGTTAAGGTTTGTAAAATTTTTATATTTTCGTAAATCTTTAATTAAATAAAAAAACATGTCTAAAATTTGGGTTAAGAAACCAATGAGCGCTTATGAAGCTGATATCAAAAAGAGCCAGCTGAAACGCGTTCTGGGAAAATGGAGCCTTACTGCTATCGGAATCGGGGCGATCATTGGAGGAGGAATATTTGTACTTACGGGAACAGGTGCTTATTATAATGCAGGGCCGGCACTGGCGCTTTCATTCGTAATTGCGGGGATAGCCTGTGTATTTGCAGCACTTTGTTATGCAGAATTTGCTTCCATTCTTCCTGTAGAAGGATCAGCATATGCTTATGCTTATGGAACGGTAGGTGAAATTTTTGCATGGATCATAGGCTGGGGGCTGATACTGGAATACGCAATGGGATCTATGACCGTCGCCGTATCCTGGTCGGGATATTTTGGGAAGCTCCTCAAAATGTTCGGGCTTCATCTTCCGGATTATCTTACAACAGACCCACAGACGTATATTGCTGCAGGAAACTCTGGATTTTCTATGAACTTACCTGCATTTCTTATTGTATTTTTTGTAATCTCCATCCTTGTCAGAGGAACCAAAGGAGCTGCAAAAGCCAATAATTTTATAGTAGTACTTAAGGTTTCTGCCATTATTTTTGTAATTGTTGCAGGGGCTTTTATTATTTTCGGTTCTGCTGATCCTTTTAAAAACTGGGTTCCATTTATTCCTGAAGCTACAACTATTACAGAAAACGGAGTTTCCCATTCCGCCTACGGTGTGGCGGGTGTGGTTGCAGGAGCATCGGCTATTTTCTTTGCTTATGTAGGATTCGATGCTGTTTCCACACAGGCGGGAGAGGCTATTAACCCTAAAAAAGATGTGCCTTTTGCCATCATCGCTTCGTTGATCATCTGTACGCTTTTATATATCCTTGTTTCTCTGGTATTAACGGGAATGATGCATTATACAGATTTTAATCCGCTTGGTAAATATCCGGATGCGATCAAAGCTCCTGTAGCATATGCATTTGATATTGCCGGATATGCATGGGCCGGATACATTATTACCATTGCTGCTACTGTTGGATTAATCTCAGTATTGATGGTAATGATCATGGGACAGTCAAGAATCTTCTTAGGAATGTCTAAAGACGGATTAATTCCTGCTACTTTTTCAAAAGTGAACCCTGAAACGGGAGTACCTACAAAAAACCTTATTATTTTAGGGGTAGTAATTGCGGTTATTGCTTCTCTTACCCCAATCAATGATCTTGCACATATGACAAGTTTCGGGACACTATTTGCATTTACAATGGTATGTGTGGCAGTGTGGGTATTAAGAGTAAAGGAACCTAATTTACAGAGAAACTTTAAAGTTCCTGCCTTGCCTCTTATTGCCTGCTTAGGTATCGCAATCAATGTTTATCTGATCTTTAACCTTAGTAAAGAAGCACAAATGTATTCTTTTGCATGGCTGATTATCGGGTTCTTTGTTTATTTCCTGTACAGTAAAAAACACTCAAAACTTCAGAATGGTGAGTTTGGAGAAACTTTCAAAGCAGAACAGGAGCCTTTGGAAAAACCTTAGATTAAAATATAAACTACAATCCGCAGATATTCTGCGGATTTTTTATTTTTGTTACTTATGAAAAAAACTTTTTCCATCCTGTTTTTATGTCTGGGAATATTTGTGTTTTCCCAGCAGATCGAGAGCTTTACTACTATTTTGAATGATAAAATAAGCATTCGTGCCTTAGAAATCTACAACAATAAAGTCTGGTACAGCGGAACAGATTCAAAATTCGGTTTTGTAGACCTTAAGAATCAGGAAAATCAGAAACAGATTATTCTTTCTGATAAAAAAATGCAGTTCAGAACACTGGCACAGGATAACAATGCTTTTTATGCCATTAATATTGAGAGTCCCGCTCATTTTTTTAAAATCAATAAAAAAGACCTGAAATCAGAGATCGTTTTTACGGATACTGTGAAAACTGCTTTTTATGATGCCCTCCATTTTGTGAATGATAAACTGGCCTTCACTTTCAGCGATGCGGACAAGGATAATGTCTTGAAGCTGGCTGTTTACC includes the following:
- the pnuC gene encoding nicotinamide riboside transporter PnuC; translated protein: MNLYDLFVKPYENYSSMQILLEASGAFFGILSVYFSIKKNIWVYPTGIISTLIYVYILFNFGLLGDCMINVYYTAMSIYGWILWSKHSEDHVHVEVSWATNKERMFAGVLFILSLALVTLIYYYKPYIDNKFSMEGANLGLYHLDWANWLDVITTSIFLVGMWFMAKQRIENWIFWIIGDLICIPMMIFKELGITSVQYLVFTIMAILGYLNWKKSLKEKSTIKS
- a CDS encoding APC family permease; the encoded protein is MSKIWVKKPMSAYEADIKKSQLKRVLGKWSLTAIGIGAIIGGGIFVLTGTGAYYNAGPALALSFVIAGIACVFAALCYAEFASILPVEGSAYAYAYGTVGEIFAWIIGWGLILEYAMGSMTVAVSWSGYFGKLLKMFGLHLPDYLTTDPQTYIAAGNSGFSMNLPAFLIVFFVISILVRGTKGAAKANNFIVVLKVSAIIFVIVAGAFIIFGSADPFKNWVPFIPEATTITENGVSHSAYGVAGVVAGASAIFFAYVGFDAVSTQAGEAINPKKDVPFAIIASLIICTLLYILVSLVLTGMMHYTDFNPLGKYPDAIKAPVAYAFDIAGYAWAGYIITIAATVGLISVLMVMIMGQSRIFLGMSKDGLIPATFSKVNPETGVPTKNLIILGVVIAVIASLTPINDLAHMTSFGTLFAFTMVCVAVWVLRVKEPNLQRNFKVPALPLIACLGIAINVYLIFNLSKEAQMYSFAWLIIGFFVYFLYSKKHSKLQNGEFGETFKAEQEPLEKP